In Helianthus annuus cultivar XRQ/B chromosome 3, HanXRQr2.0-SUNRISE, whole genome shotgun sequence, a single window of DNA contains:
- the LOC110928018 gene encoding dynamin-related protein 4C, which produces MVNNDHTFINGGEVINHNQNFPPLVISYNEKIRPILDAVDKLRRLNVTQEGIPLPTIVVVGDQSSGKSSVLESLAGISLPRGQDICTRVPLIMRLQHHSDPVPEIVLEFQEKSVKIIEENKISEAIGKATVEIAGNSKGISNVPLTLVVRKRGVPDLTMVDLPGITRVPIGDQPKDIYEQISGMIMEYIKPDESIILNVLSASVDFSTCESICMSRSVDNTGQRTLAVVTKCDQAPNGLLEKVTTNAVNIGLGYICVRNRINNETYEEARNQEAALFETHPLLSKIDNSMVGIPVLAHRLVEIQSVIISKCLPEIVKKINEKLNASIVDLNKLPRNLTSIPDAMVTFMQIVGSLKETLQRILIQGAFDEYENDQQMHCDARMAEMIDELSKDLQSSVKFSERFLVEEMKVLEETNGIRLPNLLPHSVFLTMLKRKVNNISDLPVGFVNKVWGYLENVCAKVLIDRCGNYPQLLPLMRKATHCVMEKTKVKFVERVVEMIEMEKITDYTCDPDFITSYNKLMGYRTQFLNSMSNVNCTLNVEGFGTVNTRHLSSVSANTRDQAYDLKMKMTAYWKIVLKRMVDCLALQLRFFMQKVVNKEMEMEIVNEVMVQSGGIEKMLDEPPSVTKKRELLQTSVRLLQESKEIMEKVMDDIVVTSE; this is translated from the exons ATGGTTAACAATGATCACACATTCATCAATGGTGGTGAAGTAATTAATCACAACCAAAATTTTCCGCCTCTCGTTATATCTTATAATGAGAAGATACGTCCCATTCTCGATGCAGTGGACAAACTCCGCCGCCTCAACGTCACCCAAGAAGGCATTCCTCTCCCCACGATCGTTGTCGTCGGAGACCAGTCATCCGGTAAGTCTAGTGTTTTAGAGTCACTCGCTGGAATAAGTCTGCCGCGTGGACAAGATATATGCACAAGGGTACCGCTTATAATGAGGCTTCAACACCATTCGGATCCCGTGCCGGAGATCGTTTTGGAGTTTCAAGAAAAATCAGTTAAGATCATCGAAGAAAACAAGATATCTGAAGCCATTGGTAAGGCTACGGTGGAGATCGCTGGAAACTCTAAAGGCATATCTAATGTTCCATTGACTTTGGTTGTTAGAAAGAGAGGTGTTCCGGATCTTACCATGGTTGATTTGCCTGGAATCACTCGGGTCCCCATTGGTGATCAACCCAAAGACATTTACGAACAGATTTCAG GTATGATAATGGAATACATAAAGCCAGACGAAAGCATCATTTTGAATGTTCTTTCTGCCTCGGTTGATTTCTCTACGTGTGAATCAATTTGCATGTCACGGAGTGTGGACAACACTGGGCAAAGGACACTGGCTGTCGTTACCAAATGTGACCAAGCCCCGAATGGCCTGCTTGAAAAAGTTACCACAAATGCGGTTAACATAGGCCTTGGCTACATCTGTGTTAGAAATAGGATCAACAATGAAACCTATGAAGAAGCTCGTAACCAAGAAGCCGCACTCTTTGAAACTCACCCTTTACTGTCCAAGATTGACAATTCCATGGTGGGTATCCCAGTTTTGGCCCATAGGCTTGTTGAGATCCAATCGGTAATCATATCTAAATGTTTGCCCGAAATCGTCAAGAAAATAAATGAGAAACTCAACGCTTCTATTGTGGACCTCAACAAATTGCCACGGAATCTTACAAGTATTCCTGATGCAATGGTTACATTTATGCAAATCGTTGGGTCTTTGAAAGAAACTCTTCAAAGGATCTTAATCCAAGGTGCATTTGATGAATATGAAAATGATCAACAAATGCATTGTGATGCTCGGATGGCAGAAATGATAGATGAGTTATCAAAAGATCTCCAATCAAGTGTTAAGTTTTCTGAACGTTTCTTGGTTGAGGAAATGAAGGTTTTGGAGGAAACTAATGGGATCCGGTTGCCTAATTTACTTCCACACTCGGTATTTCTTACCATGCTCAAGAGAAAAGTGAACAATATTTCTGATTTGCCTGTTGGCTTTGTAAACAAAGTGTGGGGTTATCTTGAAAACGTATGCGCTAAAGTATTGATTGATCGATGTGGAAATTACCCACAATTGCTTCCTTTGATGAGGAAAGCAACTCACTGTGTGATGGAGAAAACAAAAGTCAAGTTTGTGGAAAGGGTTGTTGAAATGATTGAGATGGAGAAGATCACGGATTACACTTGTGATCCTGACTTTATTACTTCTTATAACAAGCTAATGGGCTATCGTACTCAATTTTTGAACTCAATGAGCAATGTCAACTGTACACTAAATGTGGAAGGTTTTGGGACGGTTAACACTAGGCATCTGAGTAGTGTTTCAGCAAACACAAGGGATCAGGCTTATGATCTCAAAATGAAGATGACGGCGTATTGGAAAATTGTTTTGAAACGTATGGTGGACTGTTTAGCGCTCCAACTACGCTTTTTTATGCAAAAAGTGGTGAACAAGGAGATGGAGATGGAGATAGTAAATGAGGTGATGGTACAAAGTGGTGGTATAGAGAAAATGTTGGATGAACCACCGTCGGTGACTAAAAAGAGGGAGTTGCTTCAAACTAGCGTTCGCTTGCTCCAAGAATCGAAAGAAATAATGGAAAAAGTCATGGATGACATTGTGGTCACATCTGAATAA